The Pantoea nemavictus genome includes a region encoding these proteins:
- a CDS encoding GMC family oxidoreductase, which translates to MNTEIKKLPKKDIAIVGLGWAGSIMAIELAKTGLDVIAFERGPWRDTADDFNVGYVQDELRYVVQQELMITAAEDTYTFRNASHQTALPIREYGSFLLGTGLGGSGAHWSGLTWRYNPTDFELRSHLTRRYGEKAIPDDLLIKDWGITYDELEPYYTKFERMAGIGGKGGVINGQVQEGGNPFEGNRSEDFPLPPMKMTFAAKLFAESARKIGMKPFPTPSANASGVYTNTYGVTMAPCTYCGYCSRCGCANYSKSTPQTNIIPALMRYSNFTAQVQSEVLHVVMDESGKVATGVVYIDASGQRYEQPADLVILTAFTIPNVRLLFASGIGEPYDPKTGKGLIGKNYAYQTNSSIQLFFEDKNFNPFISGGGVGQGVDEYNGDNFDHKELGFFGGACIMSNVTSGWPITNRMTPPGTPKWGREWKKATKQHYLSTTVVRTQGSSYPTRSNYLDLDPTYKDRHGRSMMRLTFDFPENDLKMSAYVTNKALDVAKAMGASQTVMHVPQGPYNIVPFQSTHNTGGAIMGESPKDSVVNKYLQSWDVPNLFVIGGSAFPQNAGYNPTATVGALAYWAADAIVKQYLKQPGPLVQA; encoded by the coding sequence ATGAATACTGAAATCAAAAAGCTACCTAAAAAAGATATTGCCATTGTAGGTCTTGGCTGGGCGGGTTCGATCATGGCAATCGAACTTGCCAAAACAGGATTGGATGTCATTGCGTTTGAACGTGGTCCCTGGCGTGATACCGCTGATGACTTTAACGTTGGCTACGTACAGGACGAACTGCGTTATGTAGTGCAGCAAGAGCTGATGATCACTGCTGCAGAAGATACTTATACCTTCCGCAATGCGTCTCACCAGACTGCGCTCCCCATACGCGAATATGGCTCCTTCTTGCTGGGCACAGGTCTAGGTGGCTCGGGAGCGCACTGGAGCGGTTTGACCTGGCGCTATAACCCGACTGACTTTGAATTACGATCTCATTTAACCCGTCGTTATGGTGAAAAGGCGATTCCAGATGACCTTTTGATTAAGGATTGGGGTATTACCTATGACGAATTGGAACCTTACTACACCAAATTTGAGCGCATGGCTGGCATTGGTGGTAAAGGCGGCGTCATAAACGGACAGGTTCAGGAAGGTGGGAACCCTTTTGAAGGTAATCGCTCAGAAGATTTTCCTTTACCGCCAATGAAGATGACCTTTGCGGCAAAGCTGTTTGCTGAGTCAGCCAGAAAAATAGGTATGAAGCCTTTCCCGACGCCAAGCGCGAATGCGTCGGGTGTTTACACCAATACCTATGGTGTAACGATGGCACCTTGCACTTACTGTGGATACTGCTCGCGTTGCGGATGTGCCAATTACTCCAAATCAACCCCGCAAACCAATATCATCCCTGCGCTTATGCGTTACTCCAACTTTACGGCTCAGGTTCAATCTGAAGTTCTGCATGTTGTGATGGATGAAAGCGGAAAAGTTGCTACTGGCGTGGTTTATATTGATGCCAGTGGGCAACGCTACGAGCAGCCAGCTGACCTGGTGATTCTGACCGCGTTTACCATACCAAATGTACGCTTGCTGTTTGCCTCTGGGATTGGCGAACCTTACGATCCAAAAACCGGTAAAGGGCTGATTGGTAAAAATTACGCCTACCAAACCAACTCCAGTATTCAGCTATTTTTTGAAGATAAAAACTTCAATCCGTTTATTTCCGGTGGTGGTGTTGGTCAGGGTGTCGATGAATACAACGGTGACAACTTTGACCATAAGGAATTGGGCTTTTTTGGTGGCGCTTGCATCATGTCGAATGTCACCAGTGGATGGCCAATTACCAATCGTATGACGCCGCCAGGTACGCCCAAATGGGGCCGTGAATGGAAAAAAGCGACCAAACAACACTACCTGAGTACGACGGTGGTCAGGACGCAGGGAAGTTCTTACCCCACGCGGTCAAACTACCTCGATCTCGATCCTACTTATAAAGACCGTCATGGCCGTAGCATGATGCGCCTGACGTTCGACTTCCCAGAAAATGACTTGAAGATGTCTGCTTACGTTACCAATAAGGCGCTGGATGTCGCGAAAGCCATGGGTGCCAGCCAAACCGTTATGCACGTGCCACAAGGGCCTTACAATATTGTTCCTTTCCAAAGTACGCATAATACGGGCGGAGCGATTATGGGAGAGTCGCCCAAAGACAGCGTCGTGAATAAATACCTGCAATCCTGGGATGTGCCCAATTTGTTTGTCATTGGTGGATCAGCGTTTCCGCAAAACGCGGGATATAACCCAACCGCAACTGTTGGCGCACTGGCCTATTGGGCCGCAGATGCCATCGTCAAACAGTATCTCAAGCAACCCGGTCCATTGGTGCAGGCATAA
- a CDS encoding c-type cytochrome, whose protein sequence is MKTVKPIITATLLAVLSGMNVSYAANTFFPDIEKGRYLATVGDCTACHTPEGAKPMSGGKAIETPFGNLIAPNLTPDRETGIGAWTDDQFLRAMQEGIGHNGEYLYGAFPYTAYTKVSKPDLLAIRAYLNTLEPVHNKVESNQLPFPFNIRESLMGWNLLFFKKGEFKPDPTQSAEWNRGAYLAEGLAHCSTCHNSKNFLGGDTSDGHLRGYTLQGWVAPTITGDKYQGLGNWKAEDIVEYLRTGRNQFAAASGPMAEVITNSTQHMQSDDLRAIAIYLLSQKADIKPPKPVSPDDEAMKLGQQVYAVNCSACHMANGEGVAKMFPSLKGSGSVLADDPATLTRVILRGAKAVSTDAAPTGPAMPAFAWRLSDKDAAAVMTFVRNSWGNAAPPVSSSVVTKARQEAQANP, encoded by the coding sequence ATGAAAACCGTTAAACCGATAATAACTGCCACTCTACTTGCTGTTTTGAGTGGGATGAACGTCAGCTATGCGGCCAATACCTTCTTCCCAGACATTGAAAAGGGGCGCTATCTCGCCACGGTTGGCGATTGTACGGCGTGTCATACGCCAGAAGGGGCTAAACCGATGTCAGGGGGAAAGGCGATTGAAACCCCATTTGGCAATCTCATTGCACCCAATCTAACGCCAGATCGTGAAACCGGCATTGGCGCCTGGACAGATGACCAGTTCCTGCGTGCGATGCAGGAAGGGATTGGGCATAACGGTGAATACCTTTACGGTGCATTTCCTTACACGGCCTACACCAAAGTTTCAAAGCCCGACCTGCTGGCAATCAGAGCGTATCTCAATACTTTAGAACCGGTGCACAACAAGGTTGAGTCAAATCAGCTGCCATTCCCGTTCAATATTCGGGAAAGCCTGATGGGCTGGAACTTGCTCTTCTTCAAGAAAGGAGAGTTTAAACCGGATCCAACTCAGAGTGCGGAATGGAATCGTGGAGCGTATCTAGCTGAAGGTCTGGCGCACTGCTCGACATGCCATAACAGCAAGAACTTCCTGGGTGGAGATACCAGTGATGGACATCTTCGGGGTTACACCCTTCAGGGATGGGTTGCGCCAACCATCACAGGCGATAAATATCAGGGCCTCGGCAACTGGAAGGCGGAAGACATCGTCGAATATCTCAGAACCGGCAGGAACCAGTTTGCAGCAGCGTCAGGTCCTATGGCCGAAGTAATAACTAATTCAACGCAGCATATGCAAAGCGATGATTTACGTGCGATAGCCATCTATTTGCTCAGTCAAAAAGCCGATATCAAACCGCCTAAGCCGGTGAGTCCAGATGATGAAGCGATGAAGCTTGGCCAGCAGGTATACGCCGTCAACTGCTCAGCGTGTCACATGGCAAATGGTGAAGGTGTAGCAAAAATGTTCCCTTCATTAAAGGGCAGCGGTTCTGTTCTGGCCGATGATCCTGCCACATTGACGCGCGTTATTTTACGCGGCGCGAAAGCTGTCTCAACCGATGCGGCACCTACAGGCCCAGCAATGCCTGCATTTGCCTGGCGTTTAAGTGACAAAGATGCGGCTGCAGTAATGACATTCGTCCGCAACAGTTGGGGAAATGCCGCTCCGCCAGTGTCATCCAGCGTGGTGACTAAAGCGCGTCAAGAGGCTCAGGCCAATCCGTAA